In Fusobacterium massiliense, a single window of DNA contains:
- a CDS encoding OmpP1/FadL family transporter yields MKKLLLLLSIISTGAYAASIDHIQTYSPDYLANQAQTGITQAGANNYNPAGTTRWDKGQYVHVGLQFATGYEKMEYKGIQHKAQLRQAIPNVALTSVDDNGAYFFNFGGIAGGGKLKYDGVSGLDVLGDTDKLAGVGVYDKGSEVKGSNKYEQITLGRAFKVDDKLSFSVAGRVVHGTRNLNGNLNVGIKPSQEYMQKKGMEIAKVVDAKTKGLNLPSEKIVAMKQQAIDAAKKETAYAVVKGLQGELDAKREAWGYGFQLGVNYKATDKLNLAARYDSRIKMDFKSKGHENKLPTEKLLGTDLGLSTFYPQYTPGTRTRRDLPAILSVGASYQATDNYLVSFAGNYYFNRHAKMDRVQAYGGNEHGYDYKNGWELALGNEYKINNKFTVLGSVNYARTGAKSSSYNDTEYALNSYTLGAGVKYNYDETLAVTASVAHFIYDKKDGAFTEKFKGANVENQKYRKSITAVGLSVTKKF; encoded by the coding sequence ATGAAAAAACTTTTATTATTATTGTCAATAATTTCTACTGGAGCTTATGCAGCTTCAATAGACCATATACAAACTTATTCACCAGATTATTTGGCTAACCAGGCTCAAACTGGTATTACACAAGCGGGAGCAAATAATTATAACCCAGCAGGGACTACAAGATGGGATAAAGGGCAATATGTGCATGTTGGATTACAATTTGCTACTGGATATGAAAAAATGGAATATAAAGGAATTCAACACAAGGCTCAATTAAGACAAGCTATACCTAATGTAGCTTTAACATCTGTTGATGACAACGGAGCATACTTTTTTAACTTTGGTGGAATTGCCGGTGGTGGAAAATTAAAATATGATGGTGTTTCTGGGCTTGATGTTTTAGGAGACACAGATAAACTTGCTGGAGTTGGAGTTTATGATAAAGGTTCTGAAGTAAAAGGTTCTAACAAATATGAACAAATTACTTTAGGTAGAGCTTTTAAAGTTGATGATAAATTATCATTCTCTGTTGCTGGAAGAGTTGTTCATGGAACTAGAAATTTAAATGGAAACTTAAATGTTGGAATTAAACCTAGTCAAGAATATATGCAAAAGAAGGGTATGGAAATAGCTAAGGTTGTTGATGCTAAAACTAAGGGACTAAATTTACCTAGTGAAAAAATAGTTGCCATGAAACAACAAGCAATTGATGCAGCTAAAAAGGAAACAGCCTATGCAGTTGTTAAAGGACTACAAGGTGAGCTTGATGCAAAAAGAGAAGCATGGGGATATGGTTTCCAATTAGGTGTAAACTATAAAGCCACTGATAAATTAAATTTAGCTGCTAGATATGATTCAAGAATAAAAATGGATTTCAAATCTAAAGGACATGAAAATAAATTACCTACTGAAAAACTTTTAGGAACTGATTTAGGTTTATCTACTTTCTATCCACAATATACACCTGGAACAAGAACTAGAAGAGATTTACCTGCTATCTTATCAGTTGGTGCTTCTTATCAAGCTACAGATAATTACTTAGTATCTTTTGCAGGAAATTACTATTTTAATCGTCATGCAAAAATGGATAGAGTACAAGCTTATGGTGGAAATGAACACGGTTATGATTATAAAAATGGTTGGGAACTTGCTTTAGGAAATGAATATAAAATTAATAATAAATTCACTGTACTTGGAAGTGTAAACTATGCCAGAACTGGAGCTAAATCTTCATCATATAATGACACTGAATATGCTTTAAATTCTTATACTTTAGGAGCTGGAGTAAAATATAACTATGATGAAACATTAGCTGTTACAGCTTCAGTTGCTCATTTTATATATGATAAAAAAGATGGAGCATTTACAGAAAAATTCA